In a genomic window of Maricaulis maris MCS10:
- a CDS encoding antirestriction protein ArdA, with the protein MTTDFEPRIYVACLAAYNNGYLHGAWIDATQGVSELQDQVNSMLAASPIAGAEEYAIHDYEDFGGAFISEYAGLPDVSEIASFLAEHGTLAAVTLKDSFGDLSAARSMLERYAGCYISVAAFAEECAEQWYEIPDQLAYYIDYEAMARSLQLGGEIEVVTEGFEEVHIFWGQ; encoded by the coding sequence ATGACGACCGATTTTGAACCACGAATTTATGTTGCCTGCCTGGCGGCATACAATAATGGCTACCTGCATGGGGCCTGGATCGACGCCACGCAGGGCGTGAGCGAGCTGCAGGATCAAGTGAACTCCATGCTAGCCGCATCGCCTATCGCAGGCGCTGAGGAATATGCGATCCACGACTACGAGGATTTCGGTGGTGCCTTCATTAGCGAGTATGCCGGCCTGCCAGACGTGTCTGAGATCGCCTCGTTTCTCGCTGAGCACGGCACGTTAGCAGCTGTCACACTCAAGGACTCGTTCGGTGACCTCTCAGCAGCCCGATCGATGCTTGAGCGCTATGCCGGATGCTACATTTCAGTCGCTGCCTTCGCCGAAGAATGTGCGGAGCAATGGTATGAGATTCCTGATCAGCTTGCGTATTACATCGACTACGAGGCCATGGCCCGGTCGCTTCAGCTCGGTGGAGAAATTGAAGTCGTCACTGAAGGGTTCGAGGAGGTCCACATTTTCTGGGGCCAATAG
- a CDS encoding demethoxyubiquinone hydroxylase family protein: MTKSDRSKSFTPPMPGNRRSPRRIEEMIRVDHAGEYGAVAIYQGQRAVFKALPHKARIARQLEEMEADEQVHLDAFDGLIFKHGARPTALAPIWNLAGRALGTATALMGEKAAHACTEAVESVIEQHYAGQVEELRAMGEDELADLFAKFREEELEHRDLAIEEGAKQAPGYALLSRAIEAGCRVAIKVSERV; this comes from the coding sequence ATGACCAAGTCGGACCGGAGCAAATCCTTCACCCCGCCCATGCCCGGCAATCGTCGCTCGCCGCGCCGCATCGAGGAAATGATCCGCGTCGATCATGCCGGTGAATATGGCGCCGTCGCCATCTATCAGGGTCAGCGGGCTGTGTTCAAAGCCCTGCCCCACAAGGCCCGCATTGCCCGCCAGCTGGAAGAGATGGAAGCGGACGAACAGGTCCACCTGGACGCGTTTGACGGCCTGATCTTCAAACATGGTGCCCGCCCGACAGCGCTGGCACCGATCTGGAATCTCGCCGGACGGGCGCTCGGTACGGCGACGGCCCTGATGGGCGAAAAGGCCGCCCATGCCTGTACCGAAGCCGTGGAAAGCGTGATCGAGCAGCACTATGCCGGTCAGGTCGAGGAGCTGCGCGCCATGGGCGAGGACGAGCTGGCCGACCTGTTCGCCAAATTCCGCGAGGAAGAACTCGAACACCGCGACCTGGCCATCGAGGAAGGCGCCAAGCAAGCGCCGGGCTATGCCCTGCTGTCGCGCGCCATCGAGGCCGGCTGCCGGGTGGCGATCAAGGTCTCCGAGCGGGTCTGA
- a CDS encoding TolC family protein, whose product MNSKFVAWPNWLGRSAVAAIVLAGVSISAAEAQTASSDSLNLSGALNLALENNPITSAAREEIRAAEAEALQAGLWDNPTLGAEVEEFGGDRGGLGDADTTLSINQTIPLGGDRGRAREAASAWALAARSDLALQRTRLLASTAQAYVEAQAASETLSLRMELLEIANNSADAIQARVEAGRASPIERNRAEMLVGLATIAANDASGAQLAANAQLVAIWSGAVINGELTPPLQAFDLTAYSDAQPTDWIANNPELVQLRAVTRARGQEIRRERAGAIPDVTVGAGVRRFGGTDETAFVATLEIPIPVVNRNQGGVAAAASRENAARLNEEVMRRSLIAQYASSAGRFARAQSTYTQLNDSILPASESALGAAQEAYREGALDVLNFLDIQRSYFDVRVDLISARAELARAAIELDALAGAPQLNRLVETNPEEAVQ is encoded by the coding sequence ATGAACTCAAAATTTGTCGCCTGGCCAAACTGGCTAGGGCGGAGCGCTGTGGCAGCAATTGTGCTAGCCGGAGTCTCCATTAGCGCTGCTGAGGCCCAAACTGCCTCGTCAGACTCACTAAACCTATCTGGTGCACTAAATCTCGCACTGGAAAACAATCCAATCACCAGCGCAGCTCGCGAGGAAATACGAGCTGCTGAAGCCGAGGCGCTTCAAGCCGGACTTTGGGATAACCCCACTCTTGGAGCAGAAGTAGAGGAGTTTGGGGGCGACCGGGGAGGCCTCGGCGATGCCGATACGACCCTGTCAATCAATCAAACGATCCCACTGGGCGGTGATCGCGGGCGTGCTCGCGAGGCAGCAAGCGCCTGGGCTCTCGCCGCAAGGTCAGATCTGGCACTCCAGCGCACTCGTCTCTTGGCGAGCACAGCGCAGGCGTATGTCGAAGCACAGGCGGCCTCTGAAACTCTGTCATTGCGAATGGAGTTGTTGGAGATAGCCAACAATTCGGCCGATGCGATCCAAGCAAGGGTCGAGGCTGGTCGAGCTTCGCCAATTGAGCGCAACCGTGCGGAAATGCTGGTTGGGTTGGCAACGATTGCGGCAAACGATGCCTCTGGAGCTCAGTTAGCAGCCAATGCGCAACTTGTTGCGATATGGTCCGGAGCCGTGATCAACGGTGAGCTGACGCCACCGCTTCAGGCTTTTGACCTTACCGCCTACTCCGACGCTCAGCCTACGGATTGGATCGCGAACAACCCGGAGCTCGTTCAGCTTAGAGCAGTAACCCGTGCGCGAGGCCAAGAAATCCGCCGAGAGCGCGCGGGAGCAATTCCCGACGTTACCGTAGGCGCAGGTGTGCGACGGTTTGGTGGTACTGACGAAACGGCTTTTGTCGCGACGCTAGAAATCCCTATTCCAGTCGTGAACCGCAATCAGGGCGGCGTGGCTGCGGCTGCCTCGCGAGAAAACGCGGCGCGACTGAACGAAGAGGTCATGAGACGATCACTGATCGCCCAGTACGCTTCGTCCGCAGGTCGTTTCGCACGTGCTCAATCGACTTACACTCAACTCAACGACAGCATCCTTCCTGCCTCGGAAAGCGCGCTTGGAGCCGCTCAAGAGGCGTATCGGGAGGGCGCGCTCGATGTCCTAAATTTCTTGGATATCCAGCGGTCGTATTTCGACGTTCGAGTGGACTTGATCTCTGCTCGCGCCGAGTTGGCGCGTGCGGCAATCGAGCTTGATGCCCTTGCGGGTGCTCCGCAACTCAATCGCCTGGTCGAAACCAACCCAGAGGAGGCAGTACAATGA
- a CDS encoding GIY-YIG nuclease family protein, protein MYYVYLLASRRHGTLYCGVTNALLRRVYEHKSAQVSGFTKKHHVHRLVWWEAHEDIGEAIAREKRIKRWRRDWKVALIEQDNPDWDDLYPGLGGTDPSEIAGEGIRRSDY, encoded by the coding sequence ATGTACTACGTATATCTTCTGGCTTCGCGGCGGCATGGCACGCTCTATTGTGGCGTGACGAATGCGCTGTTGCGGCGGGTGTATGAGCACAAATCGGCACAGGTTTCGGGCTTCACGAAGAAACACCATGTGCATCGCCTGGTCTGGTGGGAGGCGCATGAGGATATCGGTGAAGCAATTGCACGCGAGAAACGGATCAAACGCTGGCGGCGGGACTGGAAGGTGGCCCTGATCGAACAGGATAACCCCGATTGGGACGATCTCTATCCAGGGCTCGGCGGAACCGATCCATCAGAGATTGCCGGCGAGGGCATCCGGCGGTCGGACTATTAG
- a CDS encoding tyrosine-type recombinase/integrase, whose amino-acid sequence MDREGNRLYLTPFERRRFLIVAGEYAEPWRTLAEFLTFSGCRISEALAVRASHIDLESNLVAVETLKQRTRGIWRQVPLDSGFVLAVNKRFRLRPLQHLGAGASLLWPIGRTSAYNHIKTIMAAAEIVGPQATPKGLRHTFGTHAMLQGVPITLVKKWMGHARLQTTEIYLDVIGPEERDLARKMWVSTPYQE is encoded by the coding sequence TTGGATCGTGAAGGCAATCGCCTTTACCTGACCCCGTTCGAACGTCGTCGTTTTCTCATTGTCGCTGGAGAGTATGCCGAGCCCTGGCGCACGCTTGCTGAGTTCCTCACATTTTCTGGATGCCGCATATCCGAAGCGCTTGCAGTTCGAGCATCTCACATTGATCTAGAATCCAATTTAGTAGCGGTCGAAACCCTCAAGCAGAGAACGAGAGGGATTTGGCGGCAAGTTCCCTTGGATAGCGGTTTCGTTTTGGCAGTGAACAAGCGCTTTAGGTTGCGGCCCCTTCAGCACCTTGGCGCCGGCGCAAGTTTGCTTTGGCCAATAGGTCGAACGTCCGCTTACAATCACATCAAAACAATCATGGCGGCGGCTGAGATCGTTGGGCCCCAAGCCACGCCCAAAGGGCTTCGTCATACCTTTGGGACCCACGCGATGCTCCAGGGCGTGCCTATCACCTTAGTGAAAAAATGGATGGGGCACGCTCGACTACAAACAACCGAAATCTACTTGGATGTAATTGGTCCTGAAGAACGAGACCTTGCCCGAAAGATGTGGGTTAGCACGCCGTATCAAGAATAA
- a CDS encoding tyrosine-type recombinase/integrase → MTNKHTLFGGKLHLYKRENSKLWQCSAYLKGQNRRKSTGEESLSLAKEIAEDWYLGLRGRARDGLLKNEKSFKHAAEQFRREYLVITEGQRAETYVTGMMRKLDNYIIPYFGTRGLSEVTAGLIQEYRIHRQSFSVKRHNQKKEHSGKRPHHNTIHQEIVALRQVLKTAVRHGWLDRLPDLSQPYATNKKVTRRAWFAPDEYKRLYEATRRRIGAATRKNHRWSAEQLHDYVLLMANTGLRPDEIKRLEYRDVEIVEDQDTEEVILLISVRGKRGVGYCKSMPGAIRPFERLQKRNNGAPTELLFPKSHNELLNSILDEEDLKFDREGQRRTAYSLRHTYISMRLSEGADIYQVAKNCRTSVEMIEKYYAAHIANSINAAAVNVRKIKKTRSKEN, encoded by the coding sequence GTGACAAATAAACACACGTTGTTTGGTGGGAAGCTTCACCTCTATAAGCGCGAGAACAGCAAGCTCTGGCAGTGTTCTGCTTATTTGAAGGGCCAGAACCGGCGCAAAAGTACCGGCGAGGAGAGCCTGTCGCTCGCGAAGGAAATCGCCGAGGATTGGTATCTCGGCTTGAGGGGGCGTGCGCGAGACGGTCTCCTTAAAAACGAAAAATCCTTCAAACACGCTGCGGAGCAATTCAGGCGTGAGTATCTGGTCATCACGGAAGGTCAGCGAGCCGAAACGTACGTAACCGGAATGATGAGGAAGCTGGATAACTACATCATCCCCTACTTCGGCACCCGAGGGCTTTCTGAAGTTACCGCTGGGCTCATCCAAGAATACCGAATCCATCGGCAATCATTCTCGGTCAAACGGCACAATCAGAAGAAGGAGCATTCGGGGAAGCGGCCGCATCATAATACAATCCACCAAGAGATTGTCGCGCTGCGCCAAGTTCTCAAAACGGCTGTGCGCCATGGATGGCTCGATAGGTTGCCCGACTTGTCCCAGCCCTACGCGACGAACAAGAAAGTTACCCGACGAGCGTGGTTCGCGCCCGACGAATATAAGCGACTATATGAGGCAACGCGCCGGCGCATTGGTGCCGCGACGCGAAAGAACCACCGCTGGTCGGCAGAGCAGTTGCACGACTACGTATTGCTCATGGCCAATACCGGTCTTCGCCCAGATGAAATCAAGCGGCTGGAGTATCGGGACGTCGAGATCGTTGAAGACCAAGACACTGAAGAGGTAATTCTACTTATTTCGGTACGCGGTAAACGAGGCGTTGGGTACTGCAAAAGTATGCCAGGTGCGATCAGGCCATTTGAGAGGCTTCAAAAGCGAAACAACGGCGCACCCACGGAGCTGTTGTTCCCAAAGAGTCATAATGAGCTTTTGAATTCGATCTTGGATGAAGAGGATCTCAAATTCGATCGCGAAGGGCAGCGCCGAACCGCCTACTCATTGCGCCATACCTACATCTCAATGCGTCTTTCCGAAGGAGCGGACATCTATCAAGTTGCGAAGAATTGCCGAACGAGTGTCGAGATGATTGAGAAGTATTACGCCGCCCATATCGCAAACAGTATTAATGCAGCGGCAGTTAATGTGAGAAAAATCAAGAAAACCAGAAGCAAAGAAAACTAA
- a CDS encoding HNH endonuclease, whose protein sequence is MQVLDRALQGWPCLVLNADYQPLSYWPLSTWPWQEAIKNVFLERVAVVSHYDEVVHSPSFEMHVPSVVALRDYVHQERTPAFTRYNVWLRDGFKCVYCGKHGVEQLTFDHVIPRRAGGKTSWENIVAACGPCNLKKGGRTPREAGMPLPRPPQRPNMHELQSQGRRFPPKFLHESWLDYLYWDIELER, encoded by the coding sequence ATGCAGGTGCTTGATCGGGCACTGCAGGGATGGCCCTGTCTGGTCCTGAATGCGGACTATCAGCCATTGAGTTATTGGCCGCTATCGACCTGGCCGTGGCAGGAAGCCATCAAGAATGTCTTCCTGGAGCGGGTGGCCGTGGTCTCGCATTATGACGAGGTCGTGCATTCGCCCAGCTTCGAGATGCATGTGCCGTCGGTGGTCGCTCTGCGCGACTATGTCCACCAGGAGCGCACTCCGGCCTTCACACGATACAATGTCTGGCTCCGCGACGGCTTCAAATGCGTCTATTGCGGCAAGCATGGTGTCGAGCAGCTGACCTTCGACCATGTCATCCCGAGACGCGCCGGCGGCAAGACCAGCTGGGAAAACATCGTTGCCGCCTGCGGCCCGTGCAATCTGAAAAAGGGTGGCCGCACCCCGCGCGAGGCCGGCATGCCGCTGCCGCGCCCGCCGCAACGCCCCAACATGCACGAACTGCAATCCCAGGGCCGCCGCTTCCCGCCGAAATTCCTGCATGAAAGCTGGCTCGACTATCTTTATTGGGACATTGAACTGGAACGCTAG
- a CDS encoding alpha/beta hydrolase — translation MTRPIDGPRLAPRDGSKPKKLVIFLHGYGSNGKDLIGLGQHWARDLPHVQWVSPNAPDPVPGAPDGYQWFPISNLDPERIEAGAATAWPIVDAFIDQELTRYGLTEQDLVLCGFSQGTMLSLATGLRRERPVAGIMGFSGALPGGGRLKEEMRSKPPIMLVHGDQDQVLPLGFMFDALENLAAAGHGAQWHISQGLPHSIGEDGLEIGRHFIANALAGRYR, via the coding sequence ATGACCCGACCCATTGACGGACCGCGCCTCGCGCCGCGCGACGGTTCGAAGCCGAAAAAGCTGGTGATTTTCCTGCATGGCTATGGCTCGAACGGGAAGGATCTGATCGGGCTGGGTCAGCACTGGGCGCGGGATTTGCCGCACGTTCAGTGGGTGTCGCCGAATGCGCCGGACCCGGTGCCGGGCGCGCCGGACGGGTATCAGTGGTTTCCGATCTCCAATCTCGATCCCGAGCGGATCGAGGCCGGTGCCGCCACGGCCTGGCCCATTGTCGACGCCTTCATCGACCAGGAACTCACCCGTTATGGCCTGACCGAGCAGGACCTGGTCCTGTGCGGCTTTTCCCAGGGGACCATGCTGTCGCTGGCGACCGGGCTGCGTCGTGAGCGACCGGTGGCCGGTATCATGGGGTTTTCCGGTGCCCTGCCGGGCGGCGGGCGTCTGAAAGAAGAGATGCGCTCCAAACCGCCGATAATGCTGGTTCACGGTGACCAGGATCAGGTCCTGCCGCTGGGTTTCATGTTTGATGCGCTGGAAAACCTGGCCGCCGCCGGCCATGGCGCGCAATGGCATATCTCCCAGGGCCTGCCCCATTCCATCGGCGAGGACGGGCTGGAAATCGGCCGCCATTTCATCGCCAACGCCCTGGCCGGGCGTTACCGCTGA
- the gluQRS gene encoding tRNA glutamyl-Q(34) synthetase GluQRS has product MSFTTRFAPSPTGHLHIGHAFSAWTAFQAAVEAEGRFVLRMEDIDTVRCKREYEQVILDDLIWLGLDWEEPVRRQSEHFEDYGRVLERLKALGVVYRCFKTRREIMADIARAPHGVGEVYRGPVAPMSGDEESNRVEAGDAFAWRLSLARCRDLLGPRFAAMRYLEEGQGEQIADPDPLGDIILARKDVGTSYHVAVVHDDALQGISHVIRGEDLREMTPLHVLLQTLLDLPTPVYRHHRLLLDENGERFAKRNRSVTLKSLRESGVTPDEVRAKFNP; this is encoded by the coding sequence ATGAGCTTCACCACCCGCTTCGCGCCCTCGCCCACCGGGCATCTGCATATCGGCCATGCCTTTTCCGCCTGGACGGCGTTTCAGGCTGCGGTGGAGGCGGAGGGGCGGTTCGTCCTGCGGATGGAGGATATCGATACGGTCCGCTGCAAGCGAGAATACGAACAGGTCATCCTGGACGATCTGATCTGGCTGGGGCTGGACTGGGAAGAGCCGGTTCGGCGGCAGTCGGAGCATTTCGAGGATTATGGGCGTGTGCTGGAACGGCTAAAGGCGCTCGGTGTCGTCTATCGCTGTTTCAAGACGCGACGCGAAATCATGGCGGATATCGCCCGCGCGCCGCACGGTGTCGGCGAGGTCTATCGCGGCCCTGTCGCTCCCATGAGCGGGGACGAAGAGTCGAACCGCGTCGAGGCGGGCGACGCCTTTGCCTGGCGCCTGTCTCTGGCACGGTGCCGCGACCTGCTGGGACCGCGCTTTGCCGCCATGCGCTATCTGGAAGAAGGCCAGGGCGAGCAGATCGCCGATCCGGACCCGCTGGGCGATATCATCCTGGCGCGCAAGGATGTCGGCACCAGCTATCACGTCGCGGTGGTGCATGATGACGCGCTGCAGGGCATCAGCCATGTCATTCGCGGCGAGGATCTGCGCGAGATGACGCCGCTCCATGTCCTGTTGCAGACCCTGCTGGACCTGCCGACACCCGTCTACCGGCACCACCGCCTGCTGCTGGACGAAAACGGCGAGCGCTTTGCCAAGCGCAACCGGTCGGTAACGCTCAAATCCTTGCGGGAGAGCGGCGTGACGCCGGACGAGGTGCGGGCGAAGTTCAACCCCTAG
- a CDS encoding DUF1697 domain-containing protein, which produces MPTHIALLRAVNVGGTGKLPMVELKAMAQRIGFDNPRTYIASGNLVFESELPGAEAGAKLEAALAEYAGKPVGVIMRTPEAMTAVCDSNPFPEAPGNRCVVLFLDGAPPADLQDTLKHQASEQVAAGQREIYTHYVDGMGRSKLIIPAARAGTARNMNTVAKLVEMATG; this is translated from the coding sequence ATGCCAACCCACATCGCCCTGCTGCGGGCCGTCAATGTCGGCGGTACCGGCAAGCTGCCCATGGTCGAGCTCAAGGCCATGGCGCAGCGGATCGGTTTCGACAATCCGCGCACCTATATCGCGTCCGGCAATCTGGTCTTTGAGAGCGAACTGCCAGGCGCCGAGGCTGGAGCGAAGCTGGAGGCGGCGCTGGCGGAATATGCCGGCAAGCCGGTCGGCGTGATCATGCGCACACCGGAAGCGATGACCGCGGTGTGTGACAGCAACCCTTTCCCCGAAGCGCCGGGCAATCGCTGCGTGGTGCTGTTCCTTGACGGGGCCCCGCCCGCCGATCTGCAGGATACGCTCAAACACCAGGCCAGCGAGCAGGTCGCCGCCGGTCAGCGCGAGATCTACACCCACTATGTGGATGGCATGGGCCGGTCGAAACTGATCATCCCGGCGGCAAGGGCCGGGACAGCGCGCAATATGAACACGGTCGCAAAACTGGTGGAGATGGCGACCGGTTAG
- a CDS encoding exopolysaccharide biosynthesis protein yields MTDTTSPHGLIGTLEQIAGTAPDDGLSLGEFVDALGERAFGVILFAMALPVCIPFLYGVPQVMALPMMALSAQMAMGRPEPWLPSGFKARRIEKAGLTRMARGGRKWFGWLEALARPRLTGLSGETAERIVGSIFVLFCASILVPLPLTNSTPGIALVIASLGLLTRDGLLVLAGLILGIAWIALLVTLFLVFGTAAVDVLKDFIRSLI; encoded by the coding sequence ATGACCGACACGACTTCGCCACACGGCCTGATCGGGACGCTGGAACAGATCGCCGGGACGGCGCCCGATGACGGGCTTTCGCTGGGCGAGTTTGTCGATGCACTGGGCGAGCGGGCCTTCGGGGTGATCCTGTTCGCGATGGCGCTGCCCGTCTGCATTCCCTTTCTCTACGGCGTCCCGCAGGTCATGGCACTGCCGATGATGGCGCTCTCGGCACAGATGGCGATGGGTCGGCCGGAGCCCTGGTTGCCGTCCGGCTTCAAGGCACGGCGGATCGAAAAGGCCGGGCTGACCCGCATGGCGCGCGGCGGCCGCAAATGGTTCGGCTGGCTCGAAGCGCTGGCCCGGCCGCGCCTGACCGGCCTGTCTGGCGAGACCGCCGAACGGATTGTCGGCAGCATCTTCGTCCTGTTCTGCGCCTCGATCCTGGTCCCGCTGCCGCTGACCAATTCAACGCCGGGGATCGCGCTGGTTATCGCCTCGCTCGGGCTTCTCACCCGCGACGGGCTGCTGGTCCTGGCGGGCCTGATCCTCGGCATCGCCTGGATCGCGCTGCTGGTTACCTTGTTTTTAGTGTTCGGCACGGCGGCAGTGGATGTATTGAAGGATTTCATCCGGTCGCTGATCTGA
- a CDS encoding type IV secretory system conjugative DNA transfer family protein yields the protein MTASLFQSKTNVEQYADLWRDYWQTRWHRTPDWRETQRFNALLGASEARSEASPLVYDYPQGKRPFLGVLSMGEDGAPSQDAGVLEFPDAGHLLTIAPTRTGKGVSQIIPNLLFYAGSAFVIDIKGENYDITGEHRAQMFPGAKVIKFSPFEEQTDRYNPLDFVRTADNGGPTPDTFEDCRLLAEMLLPKTGKSKDEYWDLEARNILTSILMYVVCRNGYASDARTMRSVVDVLYVGDDEEDMTGIEREFVTMQVYAESINYRPLHALATAFLGHHEKVASSILSTCRAGMQIWLSDRLLSATDRSDFRFSDLKKSMCRPIDEGPAPTTIYVIIPPEYLNEYRSVLRMMTGLAAVELTRVGDWVEEPGWRRKPPCSVLFLLDEFPALGEMTPIANGLAYLAGYGVQLWPFAQSIGQLKSIYGEAWQNFPANAGATSFFGVNDPDTAAYVERLLGETSETLQHYYARGYYNAGSITDQTGQSSNTGSSSGSNSSNQYSSGFSTNRSDNNSSGTSSSRSRVTNLEHEADRINHRYTKWKIATASDVRALPEELQFVFIRNRRPILATKLPHYQFELLEGLYSTWKRG from the coding sequence ATGACTGCCTCCCTTTTCCAGTCGAAGACGAACGTCGAGCAATACGCAGATCTCTGGCGGGATTATTGGCAAACCCGCTGGCACCGAACACCCGATTGGCGTGAAACGCAGCGATTCAACGCGCTACTTGGAGCAAGTGAGGCGCGGTCTGAGGCCTCGCCTCTGGTTTATGACTACCCTCAGGGCAAGCGTCCGTTTCTCGGCGTATTGTCGATGGGTGAGGACGGGGCGCCGTCGCAAGATGCCGGGGTTCTAGAATTTCCTGACGCAGGCCACCTGCTGACGATCGCGCCAACGCGAACCGGCAAAGGTGTCAGCCAGATTATTCCGAACTTGTTGTTCTATGCCGGCAGCGCGTTTGTCATCGATATCAAGGGTGAAAACTACGACATTACCGGCGAGCACCGGGCACAGATGTTTCCCGGAGCCAAGGTGATCAAGTTCTCACCCTTCGAAGAACAAACGGATCGGTATAATCCGCTGGATTTCGTCAGAACTGCCGACAATGGTGGGCCGACGCCAGACACTTTCGAGGACTGTCGGCTGCTCGCGGAAATGCTGCTTCCGAAGACCGGGAAATCGAAAGACGAATACTGGGATCTAGAGGCCCGCAATATCCTCACATCCATCTTGATGTATGTGGTTTGCCGCAATGGTTACGCGTCAGACGCGCGGACGATGCGTTCTGTCGTCGATGTGCTTTATGTCGGTGATGACGAAGAAGATATGACCGGCATCGAACGAGAGTTCGTGACGATGCAGGTCTACGCGGAGAGCATCAATTATCGGCCTCTGCACGCACTCGCGACGGCGTTTTTGGGTCACCACGAAAAGGTGGCCAGTAGCATTCTCTCAACCTGTCGAGCAGGTATGCAGATCTGGTTATCTGATCGGCTGCTGAGCGCGACCGACCGGAGTGATTTTCGCTTCTCCGACCTTAAGAAGTCAATGTGCCGACCGATCGACGAGGGCCCGGCTCCAACGACGATTTATGTGATCATCCCCCCTGAGTATCTCAACGAGTATCGAAGCGTGTTGCGCATGATGACGGGACTTGCTGCGGTCGAGCTGACTCGTGTCGGTGATTGGGTGGAGGAGCCAGGATGGCGGCGGAAGCCACCTTGTTCGGTTTTGTTCCTGCTCGACGAGTTTCCGGCGCTCGGTGAAATGACGCCAATCGCCAATGGGCTTGCGTATTTGGCCGGGTATGGTGTTCAGCTATGGCCATTCGCACAGAGCATTGGGCAACTCAAATCGATTTACGGTGAAGCCTGGCAGAATTTCCCTGCCAATGCGGGGGCGACGTCATTCTTTGGCGTCAACGATCCGGATACTGCGGCTTACGTCGAGCGGCTTTTGGGGGAAACGAGCGAGACCCTTCAGCATTACTATGCCCGCGGGTACTACAATGCGGGATCGATCACCGACCAAACCGGCCAATCGTCCAACACTGGCTCTTCGTCAGGAAGCAATTCATCAAACCAATACTCATCCGGCTTCAGCACGAACCGCTCAGATAACAACTCGAGTGGTACAAGTAGCTCAAGATCGAGGGTCACGAACCTGGAACACGAAGCTGATCGTATCAATCACCGCTACACCAAGTGGAAGATCGCGACAGCGTCGGACGTCCGAGCATTGCCGGAGGAGCTCCAGTTTGTCTTCATCCGAAATCGGCGGCCGATCCTGGCCACGAAGCTACCGCACTATCAGTTTGAGCTTCTGGAAGGCCTCTACAGCACGTGGAAGCGCGGTTGA
- a CDS encoding disulfide bond formation protein B produces MNPVLTQFPLTRWPLLLAGGSLMLMLGAWGFQYIGGYEPCALCLDQRHIHLTVIALGLIFGIALTLRPSLAKFAPWMIFAIAAVLAYSAGFAFWHAGIEYDWWDGPATCTTTGGTPQVDLSCIINGTDCGPIVLCDEAAWTLLGISMAGYNALISAAMAIIATLVGIKGLKS; encoded by the coding sequence ATGAACCCCGTGCTGACTCAATTTCCCCTCACCCGCTGGCCGCTGCTGCTGGCCGGAGGGTCGCTCATGCTCATGCTGGGCGCCTGGGGTTTCCAGTATATCGGCGGCTATGAGCCCTGCGCACTGTGCCTGGACCAGCGCCATATCCACCTGACCGTGATCGCGCTGGGCCTGATCTTCGGCATCGCCCTGACCCTGCGCCCCTCGCTGGCGAAATTCGCGCCGTGGATGATTTTCGCCATCGCGGCGGTGCTGGCCTATTCGGCCGGCTTTGCCTTCTGGCATGCCGGGATCGAGTATGACTGGTGGGACGGCCCTGCGACCTGCACCACCACCGGCGGCACGCCGCAGGTTGATCTGTCCTGCATCATCAATGGCACGGACTGCGGCCCCATCGTGCTGTGCGACGAAGCCGCCTGGACCCTGCTGGGCATTTCGATGGCCGGTTACAACGCCCTGATTTCGGCCGCCATGGCGATTATCGCCACGCTGGTCGGCATCAAGGGGCTAAAGTCATGA